One Branchiostoma floridae strain S238N-H82 chromosome 15, Bfl_VNyyK, whole genome shotgun sequence DNA window includes the following coding sequences:
- the LOC118431897 gene encoding F-box/LRR-repeat protein 2-like: MRTMRTVPVYCTKLKCFNVLPVITMATADEEKPVDPFSCLPDELILRVFSFLQPALVHLPPVAQVCKRWCGLCQDSSLWTSLKFSSTTFSSTQQEDVFCNILQRRGNVQRIDLSACWNLVTDRYLEHVGKNCSKLTQLNISGCRRITDRGLAHVANGCKKLRNVVIHACPEITCQGVVSLAKQCVNLEELTISDCEGLWRDPHRMRTIPAYCTRLKCFNVGWSSASRGIVIDLDIKHFAMYCTQLRHLNVRSSQITDNGIAYIAQYCRLLEHLDLGHCFITDTGMKCRFPRLRHLDLNGCWHLTDSGLKYLAVNNPNLEYLNIDWCFRITDKGIEHLAKRCPKLRHISMAHCFSVSNRGIKQLSQNCPGIAELNVSGNFLLTDKALRYLAESNTVSLRTLNVEGCTRLTDQGMGLLLQTCGRLERLNVRDCRNLSPDGMWLLNNNIRVEGLCQREIPSFLCS, translated from the exons ATGAGGACAATGCGGACCGTTCCAGTGTACTGCACAAAGCTCAAGTGCTTCAACGTCCTTCCTGTCATCACCATGGCGACGGCAGACGAGGAGAAACCGGTGGACCCTTTCTCCTGCCTCCCTGACGAGCTCATCCTCCGGGTCTTCTCCTTCCTCCAGCCGGCGCTGGTGCACCTGCCGCCCGTAGCGCAGGTGTGCAAGCGCTGGTGCGGGCTTTGCCAGGACTCGAGCTTGTGGACGTCTTTAAAGTTTTCCTCCACAACGTTCAGCTCGACGCAGCAAGAGGACGTCTTCTGTAACATCTTACAACGGAGGGGAAACGTGCAAAGAATAGACCTGAGCGCCTGCTGGAACCTGGTGACGGACAGGTATCTAGAGCATGTCGGGAAGAACTGCAGTAAGCTGACGCAGCTGAACATCTCGGGCTGCCGGCGAATCACCGACCGGGGACTGGCTCACGTGGCCAACGGCTGCAAGAAGCTGCGCAACGTCGTCATCCACGCGTGCCCGGAGATCACGTGCCAGGGCGTCGTCTCATTGGCTAAGCAGTGCGTGAACTTGGAGGAGCTGACGATTAGTGACTGTGAGGGACTGTGGCGCGATCCGCACCGGATGCGAACGATCCCGGCCTACTGCACGAGGCTGAAATGCTTCAACGTGGGCTGGTCAAGCGCCTCCCGGGGTATAGTCATCGACTTGGACATTAAACACTTTGCCATGTACTGTACGCAGCTCAGACATCTCAACGTTAGGAGCTCGCAAATCACGGATAATG GAATCGCCTACATTGCGCAGTACTGCCGGCTGTTGGAGCACCTGGACCTGGGCCACTGTTTCATCACAGACACCGGCATGAAGTGCCGCTTCCCCCGCCTGCGTCACCTGGACCTGAACGGCTGCTGGCACCTCACAGACAGCGGGCTCAAATACCTGGCCGTCAACAACCCCAATCTGGAGTACCTCAACATTGACTGGTGCTTCCGCATCACGGATAAGGGGATCGAGCATCTTGCCAAGCGTTGCCCGAAGCTGCGCCACATCAGCATGGCGCACTGTTTCAGCGTCAGTAATCGCGGCATCAAACAGTTATCGCAAAACTGCCCGGGCATCGCGGAGCTGAACGTCAGCGGAAACTTCCTCCTGACCGACAAGGCGCTGCGGTACCTAGCGGAGTCCAACACCGTGTCGCTAAGGACGTTGAACGTGGAGGGGTGCACGCGCCTGACGGACCAGGGCATGGGGCTGTTGCTGCAGACGTGTGGGCGGTTAGAGAGGCTGAATGTTCGGGACTGTAGGAACTTGTCCCCTGACGGGATGTGGCTTCTGAATAACAACATCCGCGTGGAGGGACTGTGCCAGCGAGAGATTCCCAGTTTTCTGTGTAGCTGA